A genomic region of Hippoglossus hippoglossus isolate fHipHip1 chromosome 8, fHipHip1.pri, whole genome shotgun sequence contains the following coding sequences:
- the sdr42e2 gene encoding putative short-chain dehydrogenase/reductase family 42E member 2, producing MELCGPTVSDSGGSLCQVKQLPCHSAPLCRLQASAHHLHNLPHLAQQPWVNHLTPANVSSPAGAIRQRVNGATSASCGSPDCAAPRLGEEAAMARGVSMGKVLVTGGGGYFGFRLGRELVLQGMSVILLDMNKPLCDVPDGAVFYQSDIRDYPSLYKVCEGVDCIFHTASYGMSGPEQLKKEQVESVNVGGTNNVINVCKERSIPRLVYTSTINVVFAGKPIEDGDEESVPYVAPDVHIDHYSRTKAIAEQMVLSANGCSLKGGELLQTCVLRPCGIYGPEERRHLHRVMVNVERRLFSFRFGDPQARMNWVHVDNLVLAHTLAAEALTLKRSCVASGQAYFINDGVSVNLFEWLTPLFEKLGYSRPLINLPVSLVYSAAILVEYLHVVLRPVIKVPLLFTRSEVRTIAVSHTFKIDKAHRELGYCPKPYSLEDSVEQYLKSQQPRSTSPLLDLSWSSQLPRHLVLLLLMMMGFTLLLLALSCLLNQS from the exons ATGGAGCTGTGTGGACCCACCGTGAGTGACAGTGGAGGCTCTCTGTGCCAGGTGAAGCAGCTTCCCTGTCACAGCGCCCCCCTCTGTCGCCTGCAGGCCAGCGCACACCACTTGCACAACCTCCCCCACCTCGCCCAGCAGCCGTGGGTCAACCACCTGACCCCGGCCAACGTCTCCAGCCCGGCTGGGGCAATCCGACAACGGGTAAATGGAGCAACGTCGGCAAGCTGCGGCAGCCCAGATTGTGCGGCCCCCAGGCTGGGAGAGGAGGCGGCGATGGCCCGGGGTGTCTCCATGGGCAAGGTGTTGGTGACGGGGGGAGGAGGGTACTTTGGCTTCCGGCTGGGGAGGGAGCTGGTCCTCCAGGGGATGTCGGTGATCCTCCTGGACATGAACAAGCCCCTCTGTGATGTCCCTGATGGAGCCGTATTCTATCAG AGTGACATCAGAGACTATCCCTCCCTTTACAAAGTGTGTGAAGGTGTCGACTGTATATTCCACACAGCGTCTTATGGCATGTCCGGACCAGAACAG CTGAAGAAAGAGCAGGTGGAGTCAGTCAACGTTGGAGGAACTAATAATGTTATCAATG tgtgtaAGGAGAGGAGCATTCCCCGGCTGGTGTACACCAGTACCATCAACGTGGTGTTTGCTGGGAAGCCAATTGAGGATGGTGATGAGGAGTCGGTGCCGTATGTGGCCCCCGACGTG CACATTGACCACTACTCCAGGACTAAAGCCATCGCAGAGCAGATGGTGCTCTCAGCCAACGGATGCTCCCTGAAAG GTggtgagctgctgcagacctGTGTCCTGCGACCCTGTGGCATCTATGGaccggaggagaggagacatcTCCACAGAGTGATG gTGAACGTGGAGCGTCGGTTGTTCAGTTTCCGCTTCGGGGACCCACAGGCCAGGATGAACTGGGTCCACGTCGACAACCTGGTGCTGGCCCACACGCTGGCGGCCGAGGCCCTCACACTGAAGAGGAGCTGTGTTGCT agTGGACAGGCCTATTTCATTAATGACGGAGTCTCAGTGAACCTGTTTGAGTGGCTGACACCTTTG TTTGAAAAGCTGGGCTACAGCAGACCGTTGATAAATCTGCCAGTTTCACTGGTCTATTCAGCAG CCATCCTGGTGGAATACTTGCATGTCGTTCTGAGGCCGGTGATAAAAGTACCTCTCCTCTTTACCAGAAGTGAG GTGAGGACCATTGCTGTGAGCCACACCTTCAAGATCGACAAAGCCCACAGGGAGCTGGGTTACTGTCCGAAGCCGTACAGCCTGGAGGACTCCGTGGAGCAGTACCTGAAGTCCCAGCAGCCTCGCtccacctcacctctcctcGACCTCTCCTGGAGCTCCCAGCTGCCCCGGCaccttgtgctgctgctgctgatgatgatgggtttcactctgctgctgctggcgttGTCCTGCTTACTCAATCAGAGCTGA